Proteins from a single region of Lentimicrobium saccharophilum:
- a CDS encoding helicase-related protein — MPTKFFTNQNDNSLLKKFEGVFTNIESIRHFDALVGYFRTSGYFKVRAFLDKIPKIRILVGINVDQLIKKYHDKGQLYLENPDETKADFLDEIIKNIQEANYDEVTEKGILQFIDDLVSGKIELRAHPKKKIHAKVYIFRPATFNEYAPCEVITGSSNLTDAGLGANPESNYEFNVSLREYEDVKFATEEFERLWAESVPILQAEAERIKNQTYLRDDFTPFELYIKMLIEYFGKRVDYDPYNIDLLLPPKYIRLKYQSDAANQGYAIMMKHNGFVLADVVGLGKTIIACMIIKKFIYENGTHTKVLVVVPPAIEDSWRRTVKDFELDNHFTFITLGSLHKILDRNNYSYPNPEEIDLIAVDESHKFRNDYTEMYLALQEICKMPRSRAAENGDSRKKVILISATPLNNRPQDIENQLYLFQDRRNSTLENIRNLQEYFKPINEQYKKLAYEKKLNIKKLKALFQKLRDDVVEPLVIRRTRTDIESSKEYLEDLEVQGIKFPKVGDPIALYYELDGKLSELFFDTVSLITNLDEEGNKIDGLGYYRYRAIEFLSKEEDKKMYGNVESISGRLSAIMKTLLVKRLESSFYAFTQSLSRFQKAIDNMLAMFDDNRVFIAPDLDINKLLEEGLSYDEIEAKINERGGNNKEYKKDAFDKKFVALLKQDKEKVDDLIERWSKVKKDPKLIEFAKQIQEEFFKPNQNISGKLIIFSESKETAEELTLKLSKITKKNVLTVSAENRKYVENTIRDNFDANLEEDKWQTDYDIIITTEVLAEGINLHRSNVIVNYDVPWNSTRLMQRIGRVNRIGSRADKIYVYNYYPSAHGDAQIHLVNNALRKLQAFHTAFGEDNKVFSILEEKGEGALFGNKIQKEESEILKYLNELRDFRKKHPKIFNDISKIPNKARCGRKLPESKQLTLLDTETGEVNYPLQNTSFTYLKSENHPGIFCLITPEMNIIEMNFLQAVKIFKAPENEKAIELHDLHHKQTLAGLEYFKSEKNQENVQAVSRKNLSPAENKAISNINAIIKVAPTEQKRMSLIRVLDIIKKGTFASKGLPKSINDYFTSNATLIKEPDKFIDKLFITVLDRYDLSSNIEEGQYYEKANRGIVNPQIVLTQSFS, encoded by the coding sequence ATGCCAACTAAATTTTTTACAAATCAAAACGATAATAGCTTACTTAAAAAGTTTGAGGGTGTATTTACAAATATTGAAAGTATCCGACATTTTGATGCTCTGGTTGGCTATTTCAGGACTTCTGGTTATTTTAAAGTTCGTGCTTTTCTTGACAAAATTCCTAAAATCAGAATTCTTGTAGGTATCAATGTTGACCAACTAATTAAGAAATATCACGACAAAGGTCAACTTTATCTTGAAAATCCGGATGAAACAAAAGCGGACTTCCTTGATGAAATCATAAAAAATATCCAGGAAGCCAACTACGATGAAGTTACAGAAAAAGGAATCCTGCAATTCATCGATGATTTGGTTAGTGGTAAAATTGAACTTAGAGCACACCCCAAAAAGAAAATCCATGCTAAGGTTTATATATTCAGGCCAGCAACATTCAACGAATATGCGCCATGTGAAGTTATTACAGGTTCGTCAAATTTGACAGATGCCGGACTTGGTGCAAATCCTGAATCAAATTATGAGTTTAATGTCAGTTTGCGTGAGTATGAAGATGTAAAATTCGCAACTGAAGAATTTGAAAGGCTTTGGGCAGAATCTGTTCCCATTTTACAGGCAGAAGCAGAAAGAATCAAGAACCAGACTTATTTGCGTGATGACTTTACTCCGTTTGAGTTGTATATCAAAATGTTAATTGAATATTTTGGTAAACGAGTAGATTACGACCCATACAATATTGACCTTCTTTTACCTCCAAAGTACATTCGATTAAAGTATCAGTCGGATGCTGCCAATCAGGGTTACGCAATTATGATGAAGCATAATGGTTTTGTTTTGGCTGATGTGGTTGGTCTAGGGAAAACAATTATTGCCTGTATGATTATTAAAAAGTTCATTTATGAAAATGGCACTCATACAAAGGTTTTAGTAGTTGTACCTCCTGCAATTGAAGATAGCTGGAGACGGACTGTAAAAGATTTTGAACTGGATAATCATTTTACCTTCATAACTCTTGGAAGCTTACATAAGATTCTAGACAGAAACAATTATTCTTATCCGAATCCTGAGGAGATTGATTTAATTGCAGTTGATGAATCACATAAATTCAGAAATGATTATACCGAAATGTATTTGGCTTTGCAGGAAATATGTAAAATGCCACGTTCAAGAGCTGCCGAAAATGGAGATTCACGAAAGAAAGTAATTTTAATTTCTGCAACGCCATTGAATAACCGGCCACAGGATATTGAAAACCAACTTTATCTTTTTCAGGACAGAAGGAACAGCACGCTTGAAAACATCAGAAACTTACAGGAATATTTCAAACCAATAAATGAGCAATATAAAAAACTGGCTTACGAGAAAAAACTGAATATCAAAAAACTGAAAGCCTTATTCCAGAAATTGCGTGATGATGTAGTGGAACCGCTTGTAATACGCAGAACAAGAACAGATATTGAGAGCAGCAAAGAATATTTAGAAGATTTAGAGGTGCAGGGAATTAAATTCCCCAAAGTTGGCGACCCCATTGCACTTTACTATGAATTGGATGGAAAGTTAAGTGAATTGTTTTTCGATACCGTTTCTCTGATAACTAACCTTGACGAAGAAGGCAACAAAATTGATGGTTTAGGATATTACCGTTACCGTGCCATTGAGTTTCTTTCTAAAGAGGAAGACAAGAAAATGTATGGTAATGTGGAATCCATTTCGGGCAGGTTATCCGCAATTATGAAAACGCTTTTGGTTAAACGACTTGAAAGCAGTTTTTATGCTTTTACTCAATCATTGTCAAGATTTCAGAAAGCCATTGATAATATGCTGGCAATGTTTGATGATAACAGGGTATTTATCGCACCTGATTTGGACATCAATAAATTGCTTGAAGAAGGTTTAAGTTATGATGAGATTGAAGCTAAAATCAATGAAAGGGGGGGGAATAACAAAGAGTATAAAAAGGATGCTTTTGATAAAAAATTTGTTGCCTTGCTCAAGCAGGATAAAGAAAAAGTGGATGATTTAATTGAACGCTGGAGCAAAGTAAAAAAAGACCCAAAACTGATTGAGTTTGCAAAACAAATTCAGGAGGAATTTTTTAAACCAAACCAGAATATTAGTGGTAAACTGATTATCTTTTCGGAATCAAAAGAAACGGCAGAAGAACTTACATTAAAACTTTCGAAGATTACTAAGAAAAACGTTCTTACTGTTAGTGCAGAGAATAGAAAATATGTTGAAAATACTATCCGTGACAATTTTGATGCGAACCTTGAAGAAGATAAATGGCAAACTGATTACGATATTATCATTACAACGGAAGTACTTGCAGAAGGCATAAACCTACACCGAAGTAATGTAATAGTTAACTATGATGTTCCCTGGAACTCTACCCGTTTAATGCAACGCATCGGTCGTGTTAACCGTATCGGCTCAAGAGCCGACAAAATTTATGTGTACAACTATTATCCTTCAGCTCATGGCGATGCTCAAATTCATTTGGTAAACAACGCCCTACGCAAGCTTCAGGCATTTCATACTGCCTTTGGTGAAGATAACAAGGTATTCTCCATTCTGGAAGAAAAAGGAGAAGGTGCATTGTTCGGGAATAAAATTCAAAAAGAAGAAAGCGAAATTTTGAAGTATTTGAATGAATTAAGAGATTTCAGAAAGAAGCATCCGAAAATTTTTAATGACATTTCTAAAATTCCAAATAAGGCACGATGCGGCAGAAAATTACCGGAAAGCAAACAATTGACTTTGCTCGACACAGAGACAGGAGAAGTCAATTATCCCTTGCAAAACACATCTTTCACTTATCTAAAAAGTGAAAACCACCCCGGAATCTTTTGTTTGATAACTCCTGAAATGAACATTATAGAAATGAATTTTCTACAGGCAGTTAAAATTTTCAAAGCTCCCGAAAATGAAAAAGCAATTGAACTGCACGACCTTCATCATAAACAAACTTTAGCTGGATTGGAATATTTCAAATCAGAAAAGAATCAGGAAAATGTTCAGGCTGTTTCAAGGAAAAATTTAAGTCCTGCTGAAAATAAAGCAATTTCAAATATCAACGCAATTATAAAAGTTGCTCCGACCGAACAAAAAAGAATGTCTTTGATTCGGGTTTTGGATATCATAAAAAAAGGAACATTTGC
- a CDS encoding helix-turn-helix domain-containing protein, which produces MTKETFGEYIRRLREERNLPLRKVAAQLDVDTSTLSKVERGERPMSIDYLKPLSQILKTNYNELQVRFIADSINANYGKLEYLEDGLGEVINQIKKNKK; this is translated from the coding sequence ATGACAAAAGAAACTTTTGGTGAATATATCAGACGATTAAGAGAAGAAAGAAATCTTCCACTTAGAAAAGTTGCAGCCCAACTTGACGTTGATACTTCTACTCTTAGCAAGGTTGAACGCGGAGAAAGACCAATGTCAATTGACTATTTGAAGCCATTAAGCCAAATTCTGAAAACCAATTACAATGAACTCCAAGTTCGGTTCATAGCTGACAGTATAAATGCAAATTATGGAAAATTAGAGTATTTAGAAGATGGGCTGGGTGAAGTCATTAACCAAATAAAAAAGAACAAGAAGTAA
- a CDS encoding nitroreductase family protein, translated as MTFKELIIQRQSVRRYDARPVETEKISLCLEAARLSPSASNSQPWRFIVVDQDPLRTEVAKATFTDIQLINKFTVQAPVMVVIVIEKARWFTRLAMQVKKKEWPLIDIGIAAEHFCLQAAELGLGTCMIGWFDEKKLQKLLHIPAGKQVGLVITLGYPQEGYPLRKKIRKSMEEVVTFNRY; from the coding sequence ATGACATTTAAGGAATTAATTATACAAAGGCAAAGCGTTCGCCGTTATGATGCACGCCCCGTGGAAACGGAGAAAATCAGCCTGTGTCTGGAGGCCGCCCGGCTGTCGCCCTCTGCCAGCAACTCCCAGCCCTGGCGTTTTATCGTGGTTGATCAGGACCCGTTGCGCACCGAGGTGGCCAAAGCAACATTTACCGACATACAGCTTATCAATAAATTCACCGTTCAGGCGCCGGTGATGGTGGTGATCGTCATCGAAAAGGCGCGCTGGTTTACCCGCCTGGCCATGCAGGTCAAGAAAAAGGAGTGGCCACTGATCGATATAGGCATCGCCGCTGAACATTTCTGCCTTCAGGCCGCCGAACTGGGCCTGGGCACCTGCATGATCGGGTGGTTTGACGAGAAAAAACTGCAGAAGCTGCTGCATATCCCGGCCGGCAAGCAGGTCGGATTGGTGATTACGCTGGGTTATCCGCAGGAAGGCTATCCCTTGCGCAAAAAAATACGGAAGTCCATGGAGGAAGTGGTGACCTTTAACAGGTACTAG
- a CDS encoding RNA polymerase sigma-70 factor yields the protein MPSLTEENFEAIFRSEFKGLCFFAMKYVKDYEASREIVQDAFIQLWEKRATIDTGRPVKSYLTTTVQNRCLNYLRDNRKFDRNLLEIEQLNVTDYETAADFLVEKELHYRIENALAELPEKCREVFLLNRNEQLRYREIAEKLGISLKTVETRMSKALNHLRKRLLEFTGVLALLIRLFQG from the coding sequence ATGCCATCCCTGACCGAGGAAAATTTTGAAGCTATATTTCGCAGCGAATTCAAAGGGCTGTGCTTTTTCGCCATGAAATACGTGAAGGATTATGAAGCATCGCGCGAAATTGTTCAGGATGCCTTTATACAGCTCTGGGAAAAACGCGCCACCATCGATACCGGCAGGCCGGTAAAATCCTACCTCACCACTACCGTTCAGAACAGGTGTCTCAATTACCTGCGCGACAACAGGAAATTTGACCGGAACCTGCTGGAGATCGAACAGCTGAACGTGACAGACTATGAGACGGCAGCTGATTTTCTGGTGGAAAAAGAACTTCATTACCGGATTGAAAATGCCCTGGCTGAACTTCCCGAAAAATGCCGCGAGGTGTTTTTACTGAACCGCAATGAGCAACTCAGGTACCGCGAGATTGCCGAAAAGCTGGGTATTTCATTGAAAACAGTTGAAACCCGGATGTCGAAAGCCTTGAATCATCTGCGTAAAAGGCTGCTGGAATTCACGGGTGTGCTCGCTCTTTTAATCAGGTTATTTCAGGGTTGA
- a CDS encoding FecR family protein encodes MKKETTNHEILISRYFSGESTPEEVRELSEWLSGNPDHLTIFEEYHKTWLLSTSDAIETGTDTGREWEIISGKIRNTTIKPRSGKLVKLPARNTIWKAIAAAVVVFMVAGAVMLLLPRNQRVITAGTETLTHTLPDGSFITLNAGAEIRYDPDFGSENRSVSLKGEALFEVQKDAGKPFVVSDGKARIEVLGTVFSVDAPGEGQTSIALAEGKVALYFSNAQQDKKYLEPGEAAIMSSGSREITVKPNDDPNYLAWKTRVINFENTSMERVAQTLNKVYHIKIRFEDPSIAGCRLTASFSNQPLESVLNVITTTLDLSYKINKDAVLISGTGCN; translated from the coding sequence ATGAAAAAAGAAACTACGAATCATGAAATTCTGATCAGCAGGTATTTTTCAGGAGAAAGTACACCTGAAGAAGTCAGGGAATTATCGGAATGGCTTTCCGGTAATCCGGACCATCTTACCATCTTTGAGGAATACCATAAAACCTGGCTGCTGAGTACATCGGATGCCATTGAAACCGGCACGGATACCGGCAGGGAGTGGGAAATCATTTCCGGAAAGATCCGGAATACAACCATCAAACCCAGATCAGGCAAACTCGTAAAGTTGCCGGCACGCAACACGATCTGGAAGGCCATCGCCGCTGCTGTTGTGGTGTTCATGGTCGCGGGCGCGGTTATGTTGCTGCTCCCCCGGAATCAGCGGGTGATTACGGCAGGTACGGAAACCCTGACCCACACCCTCCCCGATGGCTCCTTCATCACCCTGAATGCGGGTGCGGAAATTCGTTATGACCCTGATTTCGGATCAGAAAACCGTTCCGTCAGCCTTAAAGGCGAAGCGCTTTTCGAAGTTCAGAAAGATGCCGGAAAACCTTTCGTGGTATCCGACGGCAAGGCACGCATCGAAGTGCTGGGAACCGTTTTCAGCGTGGATGCTCCGGGCGAAGGCCAGACCAGCATTGCACTTGCGGAAGGCAAAGTGGCGCTCTATTTTTCCAATGCGCAGCAGGATAAAAAATACCTTGAACCCGGCGAAGCTGCGATTATGTCGTCCGGCAGCAGGGAAATAACCGTAAAACCCAATGACGACCCGAACTATCTGGCATGGAAGACCCGGGTAATCAATTTCGAAAACACCTCCATGGAAAGGGTTGCCCAAACCCTGAATAAGGTCTATCATATAAAAATCAGATTTGAGGACCCATCCATTGCCGGGTGCAGGCTTACTGCATCATTCAGCAATCAACCCCTTGAATCTGTACTCAATGTGATCACCACCACACTCGACCTCAGCTATAAGATAAACAAGGACGCAGTATTGATTTCAGGTACAGGTTGTAATTGA
- a CDS encoding TonB-dependent receptor, with the protein MKTCTLTYLRIILVVILMTGITVLNAQQQERKLSMHLENVSLKSALKEIEKTCKIRFSYNPDKLPLEKSVSISVKEESLHTLLSRLLQPLEISFQFTEDQVILKPATKSISKEKRVAENQRFTLSGTVRDTVTGEVIIGANIYDKATFRGTTSNAFGFYSLTLPEGKYNLAVSMVGYKSENLEIALTKNQSIDFKIRESAIDIQEVVVISDGETAAIDPAAPGSVRLTGTDLRRMAGFAGNADVLKSLQSVPGFSAFGDGSSFYYVRGGNHDQNLLLIDDAPVFNPAHLFGFFTAIAPDAIKDVKAYKGDFPANYGGRLSSVIDIRARDGNMNNIGFSGNLGIFTSDLTLEGPIVKETGSFILSGRKSNLNWLNNNELNGRSFTIDFYDLNAKTNIRINRNNRLFLTAFYGRDDFSRLTNASVNTFGISWDNTAATLRWNHIFSSKLFSNTTAVASQYNYYLYISRQQDDYWKSSIRTRILKSDFSWFPAAGITLKFGAELAAYHSNPGNVHFTDEETRRNAPVIPEYNSLAINGYISNEHKISEKLAVRYGLRLSSWRNPGPGTVYLFDATHEVYDTLEVEKGTYHSPYFNLEPRLNATWTPIKWISFTAGYSRTVQYIQMLSNSTSPFTSLEVWAPSGPVIRPQKADLATAGISVSMPGNMILSFEGFYKQLTNQTDYRDHANMLYNPLIEGELRFGEARASGLEVMLRKLEGRFTGWAGYTYARAIKNIDGINGNREFPAHYDHPHSFSTHLMFRAGKKWDFAAQWNYMTGGAFTSPVGFMQYDGYVVPVYGEKHNDRYPAYHRLDLSVSWMLNKPDRKYRHHIVFAAYNVYGRENPFSLSFNKIMNGNGDFVVPADLNGAYEIIPTQLSVSGIIPSINYIFKFQ; encoded by the coding sequence TTGAAAACCTGCACCCTGACATACCTCCGCATCATCCTGGTCGTTATACTGATGACGGGAATAACTGTGCTTAATGCCCAGCAGCAGGAAAGGAAACTTTCGATGCATCTTGAAAACGTAAGCCTGAAGTCAGCCCTGAAAGAGATTGAAAAAACCTGCAAAATCCGTTTCTCATACAATCCCGATAAACTCCCGCTTGAAAAGAGCGTAAGCATTTCTGTAAAGGAAGAAAGTCTTCATACGCTGCTCAGCAGGCTGTTGCAACCCCTGGAAATTTCATTTCAATTTACTGAGGACCAGGTAATTCTGAAACCTGCAACAAAAAGTATATCAAAAGAAAAGCGGGTTGCGGAAAATCAAAGGTTTACCCTGAGCGGAACCGTCAGGGATACGGTGACCGGCGAGGTCATCATCGGTGCAAATATATACGACAAAGCAACCTTCCGGGGGACCACCTCCAATGCTTTTGGCTTCTACTCGCTTACCCTGCCGGAAGGAAAATATAATCTGGCAGTTTCCATGGTCGGTTACAAATCTGAAAACCTTGAAATTGCCCTGACGAAAAATCAATCAATTGATTTTAAAATAAGAGAATCGGCGATTGATATTCAGGAGGTTGTTGTTATCTCTGACGGGGAAACCGCAGCCATTGATCCGGCGGCACCGGGATCGGTGAGGCTTACAGGGACCGATCTCAGGCGGATGGCAGGTTTTGCGGGCAATGCGGATGTGCTGAAATCCCTGCAGTCGGTGCCGGGATTCAGCGCTTTTGGTGACGGATCGTCCTTTTACTATGTCAGGGGAGGTAACCATGATCAGAATCTTTTGCTGATTGATGATGCACCGGTCTTCAACCCGGCCCATCTGTTCGGGTTCTTTACGGCCATTGCACCGGACGCGATAAAAGATGTGAAGGCTTACAAGGGCGATTTCCCCGCGAATTATGGAGGCAGGCTCTCTTCCGTTATCGACATCAGGGCCAGGGATGGGAATATGAACAATATTGGTTTTTCAGGCAACCTGGGTATTTTCACTTCAGACCTCACCCTGGAAGGACCCATTGTGAAGGAAACAGGTTCATTTATCCTTTCGGGCCGGAAGTCAAACCTTAACTGGCTTAATAATAACGAACTGAACGGCAGGAGCTTTACCATTGATTTCTACGATCTGAATGCAAAAACCAATATCCGCATCAACAGGAACAACAGGCTTTTCCTGACGGCTTTTTATGGCCGTGACGATTTCAGCAGGCTGACCAATGCCTCGGTGAATACCTTCGGGATAAGCTGGGACAACACAGCGGCTACCCTCCGGTGGAACCATATCTTCAGCAGCAAGCTCTTCTCCAATACCACTGCGGTTGCCAGCCAATACAACTATTACCTTTATATATCGCGGCAGCAGGATGATTACTGGAAATCTTCCATCCGCACCCGTATCCTGAAAAGTGACTTCAGCTGGTTTCCGGCCGCGGGCATTACCCTGAAGTTCGGAGCCGAGCTGGCCGCATATCATTCAAATCCGGGCAACGTGCATTTTACTGATGAAGAAACCCGGCGAAACGCGCCGGTTATCCCGGAATACAACTCACTGGCCATCAACGGCTACATCAGCAATGAGCACAAGATCAGCGAAAAGCTGGCTGTGCGTTACGGCCTCAGGCTGAGCAGTTGGCGGAATCCGGGACCGGGTACAGTTTATCTGTTTGATGCCACCCATGAGGTTTATGATACGCTTGAAGTAGAAAAAGGGACCTACCATTCGCCCTACTTCAACCTGGAACCCCGCCTGAACGCGACCTGGACACCCATAAAATGGATCTCATTTACAGCAGGTTACAGCAGAACCGTGCAGTATATCCAGATGCTTTCCAATTCAACCAGCCCCTTTACTTCACTGGAAGTATGGGCGCCCTCAGGTCCGGTCATCAGGCCGCAGAAAGCCGATCTGGCAACTGCAGGCATATCGGTAAGTATGCCGGGGAACATGATCCTTAGTTTCGAGGGATTCTACAAGCAACTGACTAATCAGACAGATTACAGGGATCATGCAAATATGCTCTACAATCCGTTGATCGAAGGAGAATTGAGGTTCGGAGAAGCCCGTGCCTCAGGCCTGGAGGTTATGTTGCGCAAGCTCGAGGGACGTTTCACGGGCTGGGCTGGTTACACCTATGCCCGGGCCATAAAAAATATTGACGGGATAAACGGAAACAGGGAATTTCCGGCACACTATGACCACCCGCATTCATTTTCCACCCACCTGATGTTCAGGGCCGGGAAAAAATGGGATTTTGCTGCCCAGTGGAATTATATGACGGGAGGTGCATTCACTTCTCCGGTTGGTTTTATGCAATACGACGGTTATGTTGTTCCGGTATACGGCGAAAAGCACAACGACCGTTACCCTGCCTACCACCGCCTTGACCTTTCCGTATCATGGATGTTGAATAAACCTGACCGAAAGTACCGGCACCATATCGTATTTGCAGCTTACAATGTTTATGGCCGTGAAAATCCCTTTTCACTCAGTTTCAACAAAATCATGAACGGGAATGGTGACTTTGTGGTACCGGCGGATCTGAACGGAGCCTATGAAATTATCCCGACACAGCTTTCTGTTTCGGGTATCATTCCTTCCATCAATTACATCTTTAAATTTCAATGA
- a CDS encoding DUF4249 family protein: MKHILRIRASAFFLIFLLASCEKAVDWPLDGMMQDRIIVEGIITNENKTQEIKLSLPFKNPNEPAPVVSGAGIQVSSADGVFLFSEDPDQPGLYRSEQPFRGLPGRTYTLLISYGGEIITAKAPMTTGQDFVFLKYAGDPETKLFRIYWVANTYNAKRAAMYEILLDWSEVAGYEHLEAHETRARLIYYTLPTLDVSQIFAPPAETVLFPSGTKITERRYSLAPEHAEYIRALLLETSWQGGYFSSASANLPTNLSSKGAGFFGACAVTIKTGTVRLTGLSDPTGN; the protein is encoded by the coding sequence ATGAAACATATTCTGCGCATCCGGGCTTCAGCTTTCTTCCTGATTTTTCTGCTCGCTTCCTGCGAAAAGGCGGTTGACTGGCCATTGGATGGCATGATGCAGGACAGGATCATTGTGGAAGGCATTATCACAAATGAAAATAAAACTCAGGAAATAAAACTTTCACTGCCATTTAAGAACCCGAATGAACCAGCGCCGGTGGTAAGTGGCGCCGGAATTCAGGTCAGCTCGGCAGATGGAGTATTCCTTTTCAGTGAAGACCCGGATCAGCCGGGGTTATACAGGTCGGAACAGCCGTTCAGGGGGCTGCCCGGCCGCACGTATACATTGCTCATCAGTTACGGGGGTGAAATCATAACGGCCAAAGCGCCGATGACTACGGGTCAGGATTTTGTTTTTCTTAAGTACGCCGGGGACCCTGAAACCAAACTATTCAGGATATACTGGGTTGCAAACACCTACAACGCAAAACGGGCCGCGATGTATGAGATCCTGCTTGACTGGTCAGAGGTGGCAGGCTATGAGCACCTTGAAGCCCATGAAACCCGGGCCAGACTGATTTACTACACCCTTCCGACCCTTGACGTCAGCCAGATTTTTGCGCCGCCGGCCGAAACGGTGTTGTTTCCGTCAGGCACAAAAATCACCGAGCGGAGGTACTCACTGGCTCCGGAACACGCGGAATATATCCGGGCATTATTGCTCGAAACCAGCTGGCAGGGAGGGTATTTCAGTTCCGCTTCCGCCAATCTTCCCACTAATCTGAGCAGTAAAGGAGCCGGATTTTTCGGCGCCTGCGCAGTGACAATAAAAACCGGAACAGTACGACTGACAGGGCTTTCGGATCCAACCGGAAATTAA
- a CDS encoding C1 family peptidase has protein sequence MKRKINSMLAGGVIVPLLAVTISSATLTSCTKEEVVDFLSELLVQAMASWNAEEENLDEIPQDLDINDNTTGLPASVDLSGKFPPIGDQGEYGTCVTWAVGYNLKTALNGIDNQWSATQLAQTSNQTSPIDLFLAIPASQKGSDCNGTQFESAMDQLITRGGASLATAPYTGLGDCSQSPAGSWTQEAADNKLVNYRKIADKNNAASMTVDNFKAYLAEGRPIAIGARLGDRFMRWNSSAVIDYDTYQNPGMQHAYHAMVLAGYDDNRQAFKIINTWGNSWGNTGTIWVDYDFFINSFCFAAFVAQNKTDVNITGGQVGSGNIISGLDVLAWNLRDEDNPESTAPLDRQITYNVYNSGTETVRAFSRWSILYMYYNAYDVNDYDIIIHDYYTDEFSNIPGDNQYWEDGYGIAGSWWNYIDVPSGKSVAAALYNDPEADFLFTYTMPSTLNGKYYLVLLADGFNDLEEANEDNNFFFYSKDDGKPFDFVNGVMQGGSSKKSMLSGKEPARFANTATQTVVSKSNPNAYAPDEIMKLIKHRKGSGELERKALQHKFKNGILRQLKRKA, from the coding sequence ATGAAAAGAAAAATCAACAGCATGCTGGCAGGTGGTGTTATAGTTCCGTTGCTGGCTGTAACCATTTCATCTGCAACCCTCACTTCGTGCACCAAGGAAGAAGTGGTTGACTTCCTGAGTGAATTGCTGGTACAGGCTATGGCCAGCTGGAATGCGGAAGAAGAAAATCTGGATGAAATCCCCCAGGATCTCGATATCAACGACAATACTACCGGACTGCCTGCCAGTGTGGACCTCTCAGGAAAATTCCCGCCCATCGGCGATCAGGGTGAATATGGCACCTGTGTGACCTGGGCGGTGGGTTATAACCTGAAAACCGCGCTCAACGGCATCGACAATCAGTGGAGTGCCACACAGCTGGCACAGACATCCAACCAGACAAGCCCGATTGACCTTTTCCTGGCCATTCCCGCTTCTCAGAAAGGCAGCGATTGCAACGGCACCCAGTTTGAATCCGCCATGGATCAACTGATTACGCGCGGCGGAGCTTCGCTCGCCACCGCCCCCTATACCGGACTGGGCGATTGCAGCCAGTCTCCGGCAGGGTCATGGACACAGGAAGCCGCTGACAATAAGCTGGTAAATTACCGCAAGATCGCCGACAAAAACAATGCTGCTTCCATGACGGTTGACAATTTCAAAGCATACCTTGCCGAAGGCAGGCCTATTGCCATAGGTGCCCGGTTGGGCGACCGCTTTATGCGCTGGAACAGCAGTGCGGTGATTGACTATGACACCTATCAGAATCCGGGTATGCAGCATGCCTACCACGCGATGGTACTCGCCGGCTACGACGACAACCGCCAGGCTTTCAAAATCATCAATACCTGGGGAAATTCATGGGGAAATACCGGAACAATCTGGGTAGATTATGATTTCTTTATCAACAGTTTCTGTTTTGCCGCGTTTGTCGCCCAGAATAAAACCGATGTAAATATTACCGGCGGACAGGTGGGCAGCGGAAACATCATTTCAGGGCTTGATGTGCTGGCCTGGAACCTCCGGGATGAAGACAATCCCGAATCAACCGCCCCGCTCGACAGGCAAATAACCTACAATGTCTATAATTCAGGAACCGAAACCGTGAGGGCTTTTTCAAGGTGGAGCATCCTGTATATGTATTACAATGCCTACGATGTGAATGATTATGACATCATCATTCACGACTACTATACGGATGAATTCAGCAACATTCCGGGCGATAACCAATACTGGGAAGACGGCTACGGCATCGCCGGAAGCTGGTGGAATTACATTGATGTTCCTTCCGGCAAAAGTGTTGCCGCCGCATTGTACAACGATCCTGAGGCGGACTTCCTCTTCACTTACACCATGCCGTCCACGCTTAACGGAAAGTATTATCTAGTGCTGCTTGCCGATGGTTTTAACGACCTTGAAGAAGCCAATGAAGACAACAATTTCTTTTTCTACAGTAAGGATGATGGTAAGCCATTCGACTTTGTGAACGGCGTAATGCAGGGCGGCAGTTCAAAAAAGAGCATGCTTTCCGGTAAAGAACCCGCCAGATTTGCCAATACTGCAACGCAGACCGTTGTGAGTAAAAGCAACCCGAACGCCTATGCACCGGATGAAATCATGAAACTGATCAAACACCGTAAGGGCAGCGGAGAACTTGAGCGCAAGGCTTTGCAGCACAAATTTAAAAACGGGATTCTGCGTCAACTAAAAAGAAAAGCCTAA